A window of the Lactuca sativa cultivar Salinas chromosome 7, Lsat_Salinas_v11, whole genome shotgun sequence genome harbors these coding sequences:
- the LOC111891048 gene encoding stigma-specific STIG1-like protein 1, which yields MMNTLKKILITLIILLALAINLSATPIEDEEKDVFPTHGSLRGASRFLAQQSRGLLKCNKNPRLCRVKGSAGPDCCKKKCVNVKTDKQNCGLCGKKCKNQEICCKGKCVNPLADKRNCGGCNNRCKKGNSCVYGMCSYA from the coding sequence ATGATGAATACCCTAAAAAAGATCTTGATAACACTTATAATTCTCTTGGCTTTAGCCATCAATCTTTCTGCCACACCAATAGAAGATGAGGAAAAAGACGTTTTTCCTACCCATGGGTCGTTAAGAGGAGCTAGTCGGTTCCTTGCACAACAATCGAGGGGCCTGCTGAAATGCAACAAGAATCCAAGACTCTGCCGGGTGAAAGGAAGCGCAGGTCCAGATTGTTGCAAGAAGAAATGTGTAAATGTTAAGACTGATAAACAAAATTGTGGACTTTGTGGGAAGAAATGCAAGAACCAAGAAATCTGCTGCAAGGGAAAATGCGTGAACCCCCTGGCGGACAAGCGTAATTGTGGAGGATGCAACAATAGATGCAAGAAAGGGAATTCTTGCGTATATGGAATGTGCAGTTATGCATAA